Genomic DNA from Vanrija pseudolonga chromosome 3, complete sequence:
ATGACAGCATCATGACGATTGTCAAGGAGCACTACGGTGACCAGCTCCAGACACTGCAGAGgggaggcgacgaggcgctcgaggtctTCAAGGAGCTCTTCCTCCAGGCCTGCCCCAAGTACCTCTCTGTTGTTCCTCCCCCATacgaggatgccgacgcgctcgaggagtgGATCGCCAACCCTCCTCCTGACGCTGTCCAgcgccacctcgacctcttcCTCTCGGATGTCGCCGCTGTCCGTGGCGTCTCCAACGTCCGcaacctcctcaagctcTACACTTCAATCGACGCCTCCAAGCTCGCTGCCTTCCTTGAGGCTCCCgctgacggcgccgacgccgaggaggacgtccTCCAGCAGCTCATGGTCCTCAAGGCTGCCAGCCGCACCTACGGCAAGGGCCAGAACGGTGCATCTTTGTTGGACGGTGACCGCATCGTAACCAACAACCTTGACTTTACCATTGACGGCTCGATGGTCCACGTCGAGGAGACGACATCTCACAGACGCTTTGCCGGATTCTTCATCCGcaacgccgagcacgcgcagcgtgtGTTTAACACGATCCGCACGTCACCGCTTCCTTCGCAGCGCAAGCCgcaggagaagaaggagggtgaggagaagaaggagcgcaaggaggacgagaagaggAAACCTGCGGCTTGGGCTCCCAAGTCGCGCCAGGTTCGCGTGGCTGCCTAGATGGACGGAGTAGTACGCGCCAGTGGCGTGCATGGCATCGGTGTGGTGTAGCTGTTGATTTCTATGCATGCATGAGACTCGCTAGATGGACGCGTGGCTTGAGTGGTTGGCCGCCTCTGGCGAGTGGgtccgagggcgaggagcagtAGCCGCTGTGTTGTTGGCGCTTGGCATCCCACCGGCGGCAGGCAGAACGAGGAGCCCCGGGAGCACGTTGCGCTTGGTGCCAGCGGCACAGCGCCGACCAGTCCATTCCAGCAGCCAAGTGTGCTGTGCCGACTCTTGCGACGAGGCACCAGACGGACCCACCGAGATATGGGGGTGCAAAGTGGGTGTGATGATACGGCCGAGGGATGTGGGCGAGCCTTCTCGTCTGTAGCGACCCCGCTTCGCGAGCTGTCTTAGGGCAGACACACACGGACGGTGCGAAGCTTGCCCACTGATCGCCCGAGTGATGGCACCGGCGATCGTGGCGAAGGCCTCCTCAGTGGCAGTCACCCATGCTCCTTCCTTCTTCCAGCAGCATGTATTGCTGTACTGCACGTCGGAATCACCGCTCCCCACACTGGAAACACACAAAACGCGGCATCGCGGACTCTTGCCATGACCCGGCTaaacgcggcgcgcgcgtcggtcggcaccacctcgtccgaGGAGACACTAAGCGCCGGGTGCAGCTAACCGCGGTCGAGCAAATGTATATCTCCCCCCTGCCGAAAGAGTGGGTTGCAAGGCCCCACGAAGCAAAGAAACGCACTCTCAGCACAGTACAGCAGCACAGAACGAACGAAACATGGGCAAGAAGACGCAGGTTGTCATTGTCGGCtcgggtgggtggtggacgtcgaccggcggcgctgacggcagggTGCGTGGGCATGTCCACGGCGCTGTGGATGCTCGAGGACGGAAAGTACGACGTGACGATTCTGGAGAAGAGCGTCGTGATTCCTGCGCCtgacgcggcgagcacgggtgagtggggcggggcgtggaGAGCTGGGCTGTAGGACTGCGCGCTGACCATCTGCAGACATCAACAAGGTGAGCACAGCGCCACCGGCCGCGACAGCTGGAGCCTGCCAACTGACCTCCTTTCCAGATTGTTCGCTCGGGCGACTACGCCGACCCGATTCTCGCCAAGCTCTCTGTTGAGGCGATCGAGTGGTGGCGCAAGCCCGAGTGGGAGGGCGTGTACCACGAGTGGGTCGGGCTGGGGCTAGGGCTTGCTTTGACGGCGGCTGACACGCCTCAGATCCGGCATCGTCTGCCTCTCCAGCGTCAAGGGCACCAAGGGCAACGACTTTGTCGAGAAGGCGTACCAGAActgcgtcgacctcgacctgggcgcgacgctgctcCGCTCGCCGGCCGACGTGCGCTCCGTCTTCCCCAAGGGGCTCAAGACGGGCCTGTTCGGCGGCGGAAAGGGCTACCATAACTgcgtgggcgggtggggcgagTCTGGGCGCtcggtcgaggtcgggctcaagcgcgtcgccaagctcggcggcaagatccgcgccggcgccgaggtcgtcagCCTCAAGAAGAACGGCAGcaaggtcgacggcgtcgtcctcgcctctggcgaggtcgtgtacggcgacctggtcgtgctcgccgctggcgcgtGGACTCCCGCACTCTGCGCTGGCGACAAGGTTCCCCTCCCGCCTATTGTTGCCACCGGGCAGTCGGTCGCCTTTGTCCAGCTCACTcccgaggaggccgcgctgCACTCCAAGACGCCCATCGTGAGTTGCGCTTGTTTACGGCGTCAATCAAGCCCGCGCTAACCCCCTCGCGTAGGTCTTCAACCTCGACAACGGCTTCTACTGCTTCCCGCCCAACAAGGACGGCATTGTCAAGTTTGCCATCCACCACTACGGCCACACGAACAACGTGACTGTCGGCCCGCCCGGATCGACCGAGCAGGTGTCCCTCCCGCTCACCAAGCTCtcgcccgagggcgagagcggcgcgaTCCCCGTCGACAtggtgcgccgcctgcgcacggcgctcgccgacgtgtACCCCAACCTCGCGAAGAAGCCCTTCTTCGACACGCGCCTTTGCTGGTACTGCGACACTGTCACGGGCGACTGGCTCATCGACTACCACCCCAACTATgacaacctcgtcctcgccaccggcGACTCGGGCCACGCGTTCAAGTTTGCGCCCATCATCGGCCGCGAgatcctcgccatcatcgagcgccgcgccgagcccgtgtTCGCTGACCGCCTGTCCTTCTCGCCCACTGCcttcgccggcgccgacgtccgcgtcggcaagctcgaggacctgaGCGCCTGTGTCAAGTGCACCGGCAACGACCTGCAGCCCCCCGCCAGGCTGTAAGTGCAAGCAGCGAGACGGCATTGCGGCGACCATGAGAATAGCATACTGCATTGGAGAGGGCTTGAGGGCTTCTGGACATCTTGAACTTGTTGTTATTGATGCAATTGACGTTTTTGCgccaggcgacggcggcatgtggcgggggagggtggtCAGGATGGGCGTGGCACCCGGCGTCACCAGGCCTCTCCAGTCTTGGGCATCAGTCTCTTACCTGACAGCGCGCCCTCTGCGGTCCATGAAGACTCTCTACATGGGCAGGGAGCCTGCATGGGCCATTCAACCGAGTCTGAACAGCGACTACCTacctccctccccttcctcccgtCTCCTTCCTTTACGTCATCCAACCTTCCCTCCCAAAAAGAAAACTTTTGCTCTGGCAAAAACCACGACACCCAGGATTCCCATGTGGTCCCCCACCATGGTACTAACTAGGCGGTACTCAGCT
This window encodes:
- the fap1_0 gene encoding L-pipecolate oxidase; protein product: MGKKTQVVIVGSGCVGMSTALWMLEDGKYDVTILEKSVVIPAPDAASTDINKIVRSGDYADPILAKLSVEAIEWWRKPEWEGVYHESGIVCLSSVKGTKGNDFVEKAYQNCVDLDLGATLLRSPADVRSVFPKGLKTGLFGGGKGYHNCVGGWGESGRSVEVGLKRVAKLGGKIRAGAEVVSLKKNGSKVDGVVLASGEVVYGDLVVLAAGAWTPALCAGDKVPLPPIVATGQSVAFVQLTPEEAALHSKTPIVFNLDNGFYCFPPNKDGIVKFAIHHYGHTNNVTVGPPGSTEQVSLPLTKLSPEGESGAIPVDMVRRLRTALADVYPNLAKKPFFDTRLCWYCDTVTGDWLIDYHPNYDNLVLATGDSGHAFKFAPIIGREILAIIERRAEPVFADRLSFSPTAFAGADVRVGKLEDLSACVKCTGNDLQPPARL